One stretch of Malus domestica chromosome 14, GDT2T_hap1 DNA includes these proteins:
- the LOC114819120 gene encoding protein trichome birefringence-like 23 produces MKLNWMHWFNHKHKHLVKFGVAVLLMGLAFRLFLSTSNRFSPKLEAPFPEKTADSEHPIAVQFPQNEDQDEIPFPGKETQFPEKETHFPEKTGDSEPPISGLVPEDGDQDQIAPSNGKCDIFIGDWIPSTSGAAYNESCPTIENPQNCIRNGRPDTGYLYWKWKPRYCDIPKFDPGRFLEMMRNKSWALIGDSISRNHVQSLLCMLSTVEQAVQVYHDKDYRSRRWHFPSYNFSVSVVWSPFLVEAAIFEDFDGVASSEVELHLDKLDKKWVDEYHSWDYMVISTGKWFLKTAIYYEGNEVLGCHYCPKRNLTELGFDFSYRKALSFVMNFIVKSDYKGTIFFRTSTPDHFEGGEWNTGGNCNRTAPAKEGEVEVKEVNKILRNIELEEFQKAAAEASKHGVNLKLLDLFQLSLLRPDGHPGPYRQYHPFEQGKNAKLQTDCLHWCLPGPIESWNDILMEMIVNG; encoded by the exons ATGAAGCTGAATTGGATGCACTGGTTCAATCACAAGCACAAGCATTTGGTGAAGTTTGGAGTTGCAGTTCTTCTGATGGGTCTTGCTTTTCGTCTCTTTCTCTCCACCTCCAATAGGTTCTCGCCCAAATTAGAAGCCCCTTTTCCTGAGAAAACTGCGGATTCAGAGCATCCAATTGCTGTGCAGTTTCCACAAAACGAAGATCAGGATGAGATACCTTTTCCCGGAAAAGAAACACAATTTCCCGAGAAAGAAACCCATTTTCCCGAGAAAACTGGGGATTCAGAACCGCCAATTTCTGGGCTAGTTCCAGAAGATGGTGATCAGGACCAGATAGCTCCATCAAATG GAAAGTGCGATATTTTCATTGGGGATTGGATTCCAAGTACTTCGGGTGCAGCTTACAATGAGAGCTGCCCCACGATTGAAAACCCTCAGAATTGCATAAGGAATGGACGGCCTGATACAGGGTATCTGTACTGGAAGTGGAAGCCACGATACTGTGATATACCAAAATTTGATCCAGGGAGATTCCTTGAAATGATGAGGAATAAATCATGGGCGTTGATTGGTGATTCAATATCTCGCAACCATGTCCAGTCGTTGCTGTGCATGCTCTCGACA GTTGAACAAGCCGTCCAAGTGTACCATGACAAGGATTACAGGTCCAGAAGATGGCACTTCCCCTCTTACAATTTTAGTGTCTCAGTTGTTTGGTCCCCATTCCTTGTCGAAGCTGCTATTTTTGAAGACTTTGATGGTGTGGCATCATCTGAAGTTGAGCTGCATCTTGACAAGCTTGATAAGAAATGGGTGGATGAGTACCACAGTTGGGACTACATGGTAATTTCAACAGGGAAATGGTTTCTCAAAACTGCAATCTACTACGAGGGCAATGAAGTTCTGGGATGCCATTACTGTCCTAAAAGGAATCTGACAGAGTTGGGGTTTGATTTTTCTTATCGcaaagctttgagctttgtaatGAACTTTATAGTAAAGTCAGATTACAAGGGCACAATCTTTTTTAGAACATCCACGCCTGATCACTTTGAGGGCGGGGAGTGGAATACTGGGGGAAATTGCAACAGAACGGCCCCAGCTAAAGAAGGTGAGGTTGAAGTGAAGGAAGTAAATAAGATTCTGCGTAACATTGAACTAGAGGAGTTTCAGAAGGCAGCTGCAGAAGCTTCTAAACATGGGGTGAATCTCAAACTCCTTGACCTTTTCCAACTTTCTTTGTTGAGGCCCGATGGACATCCAGGTCCATATAGACAGTATCATCCATTTGAACAAGGCAAAAACGCGAAGCTTCAGACTGATTGTTTGCATTGGTGCTTACCAGGACCTATAGAATCTTGGAACGATATATTAATGGAGATGATAGTAAATGGCTAA
- the LOC114821005 gene encoding uncharacterized protein, translated as MDLRRGRGKERVFGDRKVNSISGSSSRTDNKEVMVDNYGNNVRERVNALRFEQRGAAIETEFVEKYSRISQFPIDNWMSGDEIEMNMSRSMSVNSSVGDVSAHLQNFAGSVRAKGSMDQFRGVERDRFDGFYASSRVGAQRGRIPTSAYPDEGPSNYKVDSFDAMSEVENLEQDRAELLRKLDELKQKLSRSYDVVDKPWEPVPMERSRTPPDPYGDRLTYNLSMQPYAVDEQMTRPPYLNYSHGHVPFMGYRNMDTPNFYPPQRHPLNAIPEYEDPSQQQMKRRPPPHLLQYPRPQSHEYFMGQRMEFNSNPHDNTSHSPACSCLGCYNQNRVASPQVSLDDFGNRRVPKAPVSLNTYQQVKPHDYNPRHASPPPLHTRWQSDFDSEPRSAMAVNRRGRIFHPVAGGAPFITCFSCFEVLKLPRKLKNTNNNQSKLRCGSCSTVISLEIKSKKLITSAPKDSKQQSSEVDQSSNEALKGSISSHHGSPNAGDTKSCCDDLDHSDHYLPSIETKDNLLTEALKGSISSLHGSPNAGDIKSRCDDLDHSDHNLPSIETKDNLLTEDQTLNVDESEKRQGLTSTSSISSKKEEEEEEEEEEVEISDCVIANRDVPDSAELLKKDSFSPKRPGSPLWEQSDSPKRAVSRDEKGNDSDCKNQDKALFRKIISPQNSVKDSSVETDVDVSYNEYLNTNISQDSAEGRKEQDHPKIGKGADSFLVGLIKKSFKDFSKSNQAVEKTRPTVFINGQPIPDHVVKKAEKLAGPIQPGDYWYDFRAGFWGVMGQTCLGIIPPFIEEFYYPIPTNCAAGNTSVYVNGRELHQRDLDLLASRGLPTTRDKFYIVEMSGRVVDEDSGKELKSLGKLAPSVEKAKRGFGMKVPRMVV; from the exons ATGGATTTAAGGAGAGGTAGAGGAAAAGAGAGAGTTTTCGGAGATCGAAAGGTTAATTCGATTAGTGGTAGTTCATCAAGAACAGATAACAAGGAGGTTATGGTTGATAATTATGGTAATAATGTTAGGGAAAGGGTTAATGCTTTAAGGTTTGAGCAAAGAGGTGCAGCTATAGAAACTGAGTTTGTTGAAAAATACAGTCGAATTTCACAGTTCCCAATAGATAATTGGATGTCTGGAGATGAGATTGAAATGAACATGAGTAGGTCTATGTCTGTAAATTCAAGTGTAGGAGATGTTTCAGCCCACTTACAGAATTTTGCTGGGTCAGTGAGAGCAAAAGGAAGTATGGACCAGTTTCGGGGTGTAGAAAGAGATCGGTTTGATGGGTTTTACGCGAGCTCCAGGGTCGGGGCTCAGCGTGGAAGAATCCCAACTTCTGCTTATCCTGATGAGGGGCCTTCAAACTATAAGGTAGATTCTTTTGATGCTATGAGTGAAGTTGAAAATTTGGAGCAGGATCGAGCGGAGCTTCTAAGGAAGTTGGATGAGCTGAAGCAGAAACTGAGCAGATCTTATGATGTGGTAGATAAACCATGGGAACCGGTTCCTATGGAGAGGAGTAGGACCCCGCCTGATCCTTATGGTGACCGGTTAACTTATAATCTTTCCATGCAGCCTTACGCTGTGGACGAGCAGATGACAAGGCCCCCTTACTTAAACTATAGTCATGGACATGTTCCTTTTATGGGTTATCGTAACATGGATACGCCAAACTTCTATCCTCCTCAAAGGCATCCCTTGAATGCAATTCCAGAATATGAGGATCCATCTCAGCAACAAATGAAACGGAGGCCTCCCCCTCATCTACTCCAGTACCCAAGACCACAATCTCATGAGTACTTTATGGGGCAGCGCATGGAATTCAATTCAAATCCACATGATAACACTTCTCACTCGCCTGCTTGCTCTTGTTTAGGATGCTACAACCAGAATCGGGTAGCTTCACCCCAAGTCTCGCTTGATGATTTTGGGAATCGAAGGGTTCCAAAAGCTCCGGTTAGTTTGAATACCTACCAACAAGTCAAGCCACATGATTATAATCCCCGACATGCTAGTCCTCCTCCATTGCACACAAGATGGCAAAGCGACTTTGATTCAGAACCAAGAAGCGCAATGGCAGTTAATAGGCGTGGACGAATCTTCCATCCTGTAGCAGGAGGTGCCCCATTCATCACATGCTTTAGTTGCTTTGAAGTACTGAAACTTCCTAGAAAACTTAAGAATACGAATAATAATCAGTCAAAACTGCGGTGTGGTTCCTGTTCAACAGTTATCTCACTTGAAATCAAGAGTAAAAAGCTCATTACTTCTGCTCCTAAAGATTCCAAGCAACAATCTTCTGAGGTTGATCAAAGTTCTAACGAGGCATTAAAAGGCAGCATTTCAAGTCATCATGGTAGTCCGAATGCAGGTGACACCAAATCCTGCTGTGATGATTTAGATCATTCTGATCATTACTTGCCATCCATAGAAACCAAAGACAATTTACTGACAGAAGCATTAAAAGGCAGCATTTCAAGTCTTCATGGTAGTCCGAATGCAGGTGACATCAAATCCCGCTGTGATGATTTAGATCATTCTGATCATAACTTGCCATCCATAGAAACCAAAGACAATTTACTGACAGAAGATCAGACGCTGAACGTGGATGAATCTGAGAAGAGGCAAGGTCTTACTTCAACATCTTCCATCTCTtccaagaaggaggaggaggaggaggaggaggaggaggaggtggagatATCAGATTGTGTAATCGCAAATAGAGATGTTCCCGACTCTGCTGAGTTGCTAAAAAAAGATTCATTTTCTCCAAAGCGTCCAGGTTCGCCTCTTTGGGAGCAGTCTGATAGTCCTAAACGTGCAGTAAGCAGAGATGAGAAGGGAAATGATAGTGACTGCAAGAACCAAGACAAGGCACTCTTTAGAAAGATCATTTCTCCACAGAATTCCGTGAAAGATAGTTCAGTGGAAACTGACGTAGATGTTTCTTACAATGAATATCTCAATACCAACATTTCTCAAGACTCTGCAGAGGGAAGAAAAGAACAAGATCACCCCAAAATCGGCAAGGGTGCTGATTCCTTCTTGGTGGGTCTCATCAAAAAGAGCTTTAAAGATTTCTCAAAATCTAATCAAGCTGTGGAGAAAACAAGGCCTACTGTTTTTATTAATGGGCAACCTATACCGGATCATGTCGTTAAGAAAGCTGAAAAGCTCGCTGGCCCGATTCAACCTGGAGATTATTG GTATGACTTCAGAGCCGGATTCTGGGGTGTGATGGGCCAAACTTGCCTTGGCATAATTCCT CCTTTTATTGAAGAATTCTATTACCCCATTCCAACAAATTGTGCTGCTGGCAATACCAGTGTCTACGTAAATGGGAGAGAGCTACATCAGAGAGATTTGGACCTACTTGCAAGCAGAGGACTACCAACTACAAGAGATAAATTTTATATCGTCGAAATGTCTGGGAGAGTTGTGGATGAGGACTCTGGGAAAGAGTTAAAAAGCCTTGGCAAACTTGCCCCCTC AGTTGAGAAGGCAAAGCGGGGATTCGGCATGAAAGTCCCCAGAATGGTTGTGTGA